A genomic region of Aspergillus oryzae RIB40 DNA, chromosome 1 contains the following coding sequences:
- a CDS encoding enoyl-CoA hydratase/isomerase family protein (enoyl-CoA hydratase/carnithine racemase): MSSNTPSIVIPQSYERLPTTHIKVSHYPAGAETATPVVVVILNRPEKRNAFTGPMAEDLERVFAMFDVDERVKVVVLTGAGNTFCAGADLEIGFPEGRDERPVDHRDSGGRVALAIHRCSKPTIAAMQGSAVGVGMTMTLPAVIRIAHATSKYGFVFARRGITMESCSAYFLPRLIGYSKALYLVSTGAVLPSASPHFGGLFAETLTEQSEVLPRALALATDIAENTSTMANGLNRALIWRGPESAEEAHLLDSPVLYHMFGSRDNKEGVMSFFEKRKPNFKDTLVDNGPAIYPWWTEADISRKPKVVKGDSKL, encoded by the exons ATGTCTTCAAACACACCATCCATTGTGATCCCCCAATCCTACGAGAGGCTCCCAACAACACACATCAAGGTCTCTCATTACCCAGCTGGAGCCGAAACCGCAACACCCGTTGTGGTGGTCATATTGAACCGTCCGGAGAAGCGCAATGCCTTTACCGGACCCATGGCGGAGGATTTGGAGAGGGTTTTCGCTATGTTTGACGTAGATGAACGGGTCAAGGTAGTCGTTTTGACTGGCGCCGGAAATACGTTCTGTGCTGGTGCGGATTTGGAAATTGGGTTCCCGGAGGGACGTGATGAGAGACCTGTGGATCATAGAGATAG TGGCGGCCGAGTCGCCCTCGCAATCCACCGCTGCAGCAAACCAACCATCGCCGCAATGCAAGGCTCCGCCGTCGGTGTTGGCATGACCATGACCCTACCTGCTGTCATCAG GATCGCCCACGCAACCAGTAAATATGGCTTCGTTTTCGCCCGCAGAGGCATCACGATGGAATCCTGCTCCGCATACTTCCTCCCCCGACTAATCGGCTACAGCAAGGCCCTCTACCTGGTGTCCACGGGGGCGGTTCTCCCCTCCGCGTCTCCGCATTTCGGGGGTCTGTTCGCCGAGACACTCACTGAACAATCGGAGGTCCTGCCACGggcgctggcgctggcgaCTGACATCGCGGAGAATACGAGCACCATGGCAAACGGACTGAATCGGGCACTTATCTGGCGCGGGCCTGAGTCGGCCGAGGAGGCACATTTGTTGGATTCGCCGGTTCTTTATCATATGTTTGGGTCTAG GGATAACAAGGAAGGTGTGATGTCCTTTTTTGAGAAGCGGAAGCCGAATTTTAAAGATACGTTGGTGGATAATGGGCCGGCGATCTATCCTTGGTGGACTGAGGCGGATATTAGCAGGAAGCCCAAGGTTGTGAAAGGGGATTCTAAGTTGTAG